TGGTGTCTGTTTGCAGACTGCCCGTCCGTGCAGGACGAGACTGACATGAAGTGAATGTCTCAGCTCGGGCGCGACCAGATCAGCCAGGACATCCTGCACAGCCTTGTGATCCAGGCTGGCCAGGTCAAGCCCTGCCTCGCGGAAGACGCCCACACGGGTGAGCACACGGATCGCGTGGGTGTCCACCGGAAAGGCTGCGCGACCAAGCGAGTACATCATCACGCAGTAGGCAGACTTTGGCCCCACGCCTGGCAGGTCTGTCAGAAATGCCTCGATCCGATCGTCTTTCCAGTCACGCAGCTGTTCAAGGCTATATTCCCCGAGTTTCTCCCTGATCTGTTTCAGGGCAGTTTGCAGGTCCCGGGCGCGCTGGATACCCATGCCAGCGGTTGCAGTGATGGCATCAACCTCCTCCACCGGTGCTCTGGCCAGCATCCCCCAGGTCGGGAAGCGTTCCTTCAGACGGGCAAAGACCTGCTGATACGCTCCCTCACGTGTGCGCCGGGAGATCATGATGTAGATCAGTTCATCGAGGGGATCCGGCAGATTGCCAAGGTCACGCTCCGGGTAGACGACCTGGAGGAAACGGGTGGTGGCTCCCTGTTTGGCTGCCTCACGGTCAATCATATTGCGCAGCAGGGTATCGCTGGCGGCAGTGGCATCATCCAGTCCCGGGAATCGTTTGCGGTTGGCCCTCAGAAAGGTCATCATGCGGCGGCGCCAGGCATTATGAGCAGGCGAGAAGCTCTTACGCTCCGGCCACAGTTCCCCATCCGGAGCGAGCACAGAACAGGTGCTGATCATTGCTGGGAGTCGTGGAGATCTTCCGGGCATATGGTCATCCTTGCAGTCACCCTGCTGTTCATGAGTGTCACTCATGACAGGAAGTGACGGAAGATCTGCCTGGAATGGTGGAGCAATAGTCATCTGGAAACAAGTATAGAACTCAGAACTTGCACCTGTATAGGGAGACAAAAAGCGCTCCCAGAGCTGAAATTCTGGAAGTGTGTACAAACAGGCTTCAGGGGAGCGCGCCCATATTCTCTCACAGCGGATTCTGGACATTCCAGAGACGCTGTACCAACGGCGAAGCCTGGAGGCTTCGCTGCACCTCTTCCACAGTCCAGGTCAGAAGACCAAGTTCAGCCAGGCAGAGGGAGTCAGCCCCAGTGCACTCAGCCGTTTCTTCAACATCTACGACTGGGATTCAGACCGTTGCTGGGAAGAGATGCAGGACACCCAATGGCGCATGTTGCTGGACGCGGCTCGTCACAAACGCAGACCTCGTCTGCGTCTCAGTGTGGACCTGACCACGGTGGAAAAGGTGGGGACTCAACTGCCCTACGTCAGCGTCTACAACGGCAGGCACGGCATCCATCTGGTGGTCCTGTTCGCCGAAAATGGGGAACTGAAGTTCCCCATTTCTTACCGGATCTACCAGGGCAAGCACACCAGCACCCCGGTCACACTGGCCCTCGACTTGCTGGAAGAGGTGCCAGACTTCGTCGGGAAGCGCTTTCAGGTCTGCGTACTGGCAGACAGTGGATTCGAATCCGCTGTTTTTCTGGAAGGCGTGCAGCGCCTGGGTTTTGAGTTCGTGGTGGGTGTGCGGAGCAACCGACGCACGGATCATCCTGGGCGGGTGACGGTTGCGGACTGTCCGCATGGGGGGTACGTCAACCTCGCCAACTGGCCTCTGGAAACGCTGTCTCTGGGGAGGATGGACCGTGGGGACCGTGAATTCTTCGCGGTGTCGTCTGAGCTGTTAGAGGGGGATGACATCCTGGCCGAAGGAAAACGGCGCTGGGCACTGGAGTCGTTTTTCAAAGAAGGGAAGCATCAGTTTGGGTTGGCGCAGTTCGCGCTGCGAACTGCCAGGGGTCTGGACCGCTGGATTCTGATGGTCTTCCTGGCCTTCACCCTGACGACGCTGCACCGCTCAGAGGCCCTGACCTTGAAGGAAGCTGCACGCCTGGCTCTCTACGCCTTGTTCCCCGAAGTCAGGCTCAACCACCTGCTGGGCCAGCTTCGGAAAGAGCAAGAATTCCTCCACCAGCACGGCTATTCGCTCAGCTATGCAAGGTGCAACTTATGAGTAGAATGCCTCCTGTTGCATTTTCTGTCAGTTTTGCGCTCCATGCAGGGACCAGCTGGCGGAAACAGAGCTACCTTTTCCGGATAACCCGGGTTCAAATGTACTGTTCACGCATATCCTGATCTTTAACGCCTCAAACCTGTTAGGGCGCTGGCCAGTTCCTCATGACCGCGGTGTTCTGGTCGGGCAGCACGTGCCAGGCGGGTGAGTTGACTTCCAGGCTGCCGGACAACCTTCTCTTCATTTATCTGTGTGCGGATGCGGACACGTACCAGTGGCAATCCTACGACGTGGCAGATGCGGTTCTTTTTAGTGTCCTGTGCCACTTGATCGGGGTGATTGTGCTGGTCGCCGTCTGCTTCAATGGCAAGGATGGGTCTGAGGGAGGTTGCCCCTAGCACCACGACATCGAAGTGAGCGCTGGGATGGGTGGCGAACCGCATGTCCTCCTCGTTCAGAAAGCGGCTGATGGTATCAGCGTTGATCACGCGGTGCAGAGGCACGTTTAGGATGACCGGGCACCCCGTGAACAGCTGGATGCAGACCTTGTAGATCATGCGTTCGTGGTACGACTCGCACGGTTGAAGCAGCATATTGGGTTGCGCAACGATCAGCGATACGTGCATGGAGGCTCTGGCATCTGCCTGGGCGATGGGCCGGGCAGCACTGGTGAGTTTCCAGCCCCCGGGAACCTGAATGACCATTCCTGCCCCAGAGAGCTGACTCATGCGGCTGCGGATCAGATCCATGTCAGTGGCAAGGCTGGACGTGCTCATCTCTCCACCTGCCCTGGCCAGGGCACAGAGCATATGGCGCTGATACAGATCCAAGCGCTGATACTGCCCGGTGGCACTACGGTAACCGGAGGATTGCTCCACATGACCTGACGGGAGCGCTGGTGTCTTTACCCTGGTGATGGCTGTCATGGTCTTTCCTCCGTATGCGAAGTTCAGCTTCGCGTGGCGATACAGTGTAAGAAATACCCCTGCATCTGAACGCTCTCCACATCGAACGTCAGCGGCGAGCAGTCCAGATTCTCACTGGTGAGGGTGACGCACCGACCCTTGCGGTGCCAGCGTTTGAGTATGGCGGTGTCCTCGCCCGGAATGCAGACCAGCGTGATGGTACCGGGTTGTGGCTCCTCATGGCTGGCGCGAATCACCACCAGGTCACTGGGCTGAATCCCGATGCCGATCATGCTGTCACCGCGTACCCTGAGGAGAAAGTCTCCCGGGCGCACACGGAACAGGTGCTGCAGATGGCCGGCATGACCTGGGGCCTGATCGGAGGTGCATGTGGGCTGTCCTGCAGCCACCTCACCCAGGATCGGCAACCCCGTGCTCTCCGTTGCCGGTGTCATGCCCAGCTCCGCATACCCGACCGGCCTTAGCCTGATGATCATCATCCTGCCAACCTCGTCTGTCTCGGGTTCGATCAGGTCCAGTGATTCCAGCTTCAATACCTGCTGCCGGACATTCTGTCTGATCATGTCTGTACGGGCCGTGATGCGTGAACTGGTAATCATGACATCCTCCACGGTCAGTTCTCCGATGATGTTCAGGACCTCGCAGGCGCGTCCACCAATTGCTTTTTCTCGTTGCATGAGGGCCTTACAGTTCTGTTTGTTCCATGCTTCTCTTTCCCGGCTTCTATGATCATGCAGGCGGACTGACCGATCACAAGGCGTCTGTCTGTCTGGCATATGGTGAGCTGAGCCAGATATTCCGCTTCACTACAGCCTGCCTGTCTGAGCTGGCGCACCGTCTCGGGACTGGAGAGAACCTCGCAGGTATTCCCTGTTGGGTGGTCCAAGAGAACCTGTATGATCCGGTCAAGGACCCCTGTCTGTGCCAGGGTCCGGGTACGTCTGCGCATAGTTGGGACGCTCACTGCCCCCTTCCAGTGCTCATCCGTGGTTCCCGCTGCGCAGCGGGAGAGGAAGTTCTCGAGGACCTGGCGGTGGGTTCTGCGTCCTGCCCTGCCACCACCGGTGGTGGGTTCAGGTGGGAGCAGAGGTGTGATGGCCTCCCACTGCTCTTCCGTGAAGGTGAACGAGGCCGGGCCCTGCCAGCTCCGGCGCGCATGAGGTCGTCTGGACAGAACGTCCTGCACTGCCTGAGCGAACCAGTGTGGTACGCACTCCTGGGGGAGTCGTGCCAGCAGGGTGACAGGGGTTAAATCCTGCTGCTGGAGCCGAGACAGGCACCCTGTCAGCCCTCCGGACATCAGGTGGCCGGTTGAGGACACCATGCCCAGACGAAGCTGAATGGGAGCGGTTTCCGGGCGCCAGCGGGGATGCCGGAGCGCGGCCGCTGGGCGGTTCAGCCTGAGCAGACATTCAGTGATGCCGGCGAATTCGTGGCTGCTGAG
This window of the Deinococcus sp. Marseille-Q6407 genome carries:
- a CDS encoding transposase; protein product: MYKQASGERAHILSQRILDIPETLYQRRSLEASLHLFHSPGQKTKFSQAEGVSPSALSRFFNIYDWDSDRCWEEMQDTQWRMLLDAARHKRRPRLRLSVDLTTVEKVGTQLPYVSVYNGRHGIHLVVLFAENGELKFPISYRIYQGKHTSTPVTLALDLLEEVPDFVGKRFQVCVLADSGFESAVFLEGVQRLGFEFVVGVRSNRRTDHPGRVTVADCPHGGYVNLANWPLETLSLGRMDRGDREFFAVSSELLEGDDILAEGKRRWALESFFKEGKHQFGLAQFALRTARGLDRWILMVFLAFTLTTLHRSEALTLKEAARLALYALFPEVRLNHLLGQLRKEQEFLHQHGYSLSYARCNL
- a CDS encoding LexA family protein, with the translated sequence MQREKAIGGRACEVLNIIGELTVEDVMITSSRITARTDMIRQNVRQQVLKLESLDLIEPETDEVGRMMIIRLRPVGYAELGMTPATESTGLPILGEVAAGQPTCTSDQAPGHAGHLQHLFRVRPGDFLLRVRGDSMIGIGIQPSDLVVIRASHEEPQPGTITLVCIPGEDTAILKRWHRKGRCVTLTSENLDCSPLTFDVESVQMQGYFLHCIATRS
- a CDS encoding TniQ family protein, with product MTLPVHPVPAPGGLLSDYLIRLALANSLRPAQLARYLNQPRLWQRDPDCHVPEDLLRQMDRQTGLPVGTLETTSMRALIRNLHLAMPGDTTLIRFITVTGRHTRVPGQYGHPVCPRCLAEGKPMRREWRLTTTVLCQEHGLALVDRCNHCGHAINHSRKHVRAGRTAQPLDYTPDLCGICQQGLQAPTLQDGYALWLQQAMSRAANGDNVCWGDLTLSSHEFAGITECLLRLNRPAAALRHPRWRPETAPIQLRLGMVSSTGHLMSGGLTGCLSRLQQQDLTPVTLLARLPQECVPHWFAQAVQDVLSRRPHARRSWQGPASFTFTEEQWEAITPLLPPEPTTGGGRAGRRTHRQVLENFLSRCAAGTTDEHWKGAVSVPTMRRRTRTLAQTGVLDRIIQVLLDHPTGNTCEVLSSPETVRQLRQAGCSEAEYLAQLTICQTDRRLVIGQSACMIIEAGKEKHGTNRTVRPSCNEKKQLVDAPARS
- a CDS encoding DUF2726 domain-containing protein, with amino-acid sequence MTAITRVKTPALPSGHVEQSSGYRSATGQYQRLDLYQRHMLCALARAGGEMSTSSLATDMDLIRSRMSQLSGAGMVIQVPGGWKLTSAARPIAQADARASMHVSLIVAQPNMLLQPCESYHERMIYKVCIQLFTGCPVILNVPLHRVINADTISRFLNEEDMRFATHPSAHFDVVVLGATSLRPILAIEADGDQHNHPDQVAQDTKKNRICHVVGLPLVRVRIRTQINEEKVVRQPGSQLTRLARAARPEHRGHEELASALTGLRR